ACTGCGGGGAAAGGAATCCACTCTTTGGAACTGTTGAGAAAGGACTGCAAATAAACATTTCATATTAGACATCTGTTGCTGGGTCATAGTAAAGATACGTAAACTTGCTCtggttgcaaaaggccaccaaaCACCCGGAGGAAAATGCAGCTAACAAGTTCTCAAGGCTTGACAATAACTAGAAtgttcttctattttattttttttaagaagggACTAGAAATTATGAACTatttgggggaaaaataaaaaaaatattatatttcaggCAAATTGAACCTTGGGGTAAAGGGTGACACAATGAAAATAAATCACAGACTTAtggttagaattttaaaaaaaaagcaatcacAGAATGAAAGAAATCCTACCACCGGAATCTCTGCTGGGGTCCACAAGCATCTGTGATTTTTTAAGAATTGGGACATATTTGCAGAGGGGGCTGGCTGGTCCTAGCAACTATTAGCCAGAGCGGTGAAAGGAATAGGTCCACAAATGTAATTTCACGGATGGGAATTGCGCTTCTGCTCGTAAAGTAGCTGGTTCAGCCACTGGTGGAGTGACTGATTTGATTTGGGTAACAACGTGCTAAATTTGCATCTTTGTCCAGGTGGGATCTCTCCAAAATTTCAAGGCATTTTTTGAAGGGCCACCAAGAAAGTCAAAATGGAACTTCTCCCGGGCCCAGGTGGGCCTCAAAGAGTCTACACATTGGGGCATGTTGGCTAATCTAAACTTGCTCTTCAATTTCCAAGCAGCTTTGGTTGAAAGCCATTCTATCTTCTCTTGGATGGGTGCACCCTTAACTTCAAGTTTTAGGGTGCATAGTGAGGAACAGGCAAGGCGGAAGGAATGAGGCACCCACAGTGCTGGGAGCAGAGTGCAATATATGGAGCAATGGGaacaaaagaggaaggaggaaaagaaaggaggaacaaATATTCCGGGGAACTCTGACAGGGCCACAGAAGCTATTTGAGATATCTTGGACATGGCATGTGGGTTTGGGATCCAATTTATCCCTGTGTCACTCTAAAGTACTTTGATTTTAGAAGATTATAGAACCATGTTTTCCAACATGATTGACGTGTTTTGCCCTAGTCTATGGTGGCCTCCGTTTCATCTCCCCCACCAAGTAGCCCGGTTCATTCCTCAGCTACTACGGCtcctctgaagacccacctagcTGCAGGCCGTTTTCCCGTCTCACCAGCAGTGACACACTGATgtgccttcccctcctcctcctccaagctACTCATGAAAAAAACGCTCTCACCTCGAGACTCAATACGCGGAGTATCGCAACCTGTCCGCGCCTGCATCCCGCCCGAAACGCTGGACATCGTAGAGAGAGGATCGCGAGACGGGAGACAGCTGAACGCGCTCGTATCCGTATACGTCTCCAGCAGAGGCCGCAGCGGCCGAGCGACGCAGAGGGCTTCTGTCCCGGTTGTAATAGGAGGACGTCGCGGCCACAGCAGCGACGGCTACCGCAGCTGCCGATCCCGAGTTTGGCATCAGGGGCCTCTCGTAGGGATCTAAGGATGTAGAGAGGCGATTGGCCATAGCTGTGGCTTGCGAGTACTGGGCGTACTGGGAATACTGGGCCATGGTGTGCTCCGCATAAGTGTCGTATGCAGAGGCCCCATAGGCCGCAGTGTTTCTCGCGCGATACCGTTTATAGTAATCCACCATTCCATAGGGGTCATCGTAATACATGGATTCCCCGTAGCCTGTAGGGTACGGGGTGCGCATCATTCCGTATTGCTCGCTATAAGGTTCGGTCAACTCGGCCACTTGCCCCGTGCGGTCTATCGGGCACTCTTTAGACCAGTGACCCTCCTTCCCACACCGGTAGCAGCCACTCTTGTATCCCATCCCGGGCGTGGTCCTGAGACGGCTGGTGGACAACTGCACGCGCATTCGTTTGCCTTGAAGAAACAGACGCAAGAAGGGCAGCTATAAAGATTTGTTAAAGACAATTCAAAGCAAAAGCACAGCAGCTCACaatcatttttatatttaaaaaaagagctaACAAATCAGAAAATCACCAGCTATGACTCAGTGGGCTAAAAAGGGAAGCTAACAGCTGTTTGAGGACCCAATGCATCTTCTGATCTGGAGCAACCAGCAAGTTATCCACAGGAAATGGAATTGTTTTGGCAATGAGAAACCGATTCTACTCTCTTCTAAGGTAAATTTCATTCATCTCCCCAATTTGATGCTGGCCACGAAGATCCGGATATATTTTGACAAGCCCACAAAGCAGATAAGTGAATTGCAAATCAAAACCAGAGAATGCTGTTGGTCAGAATTGTGAAATCTGATTTACTTCTAAGACACCTACAGGATTCATGCATCTACCTATGTTTTCAAcatggtgtccagggggaaagcattttgaaattccgatATTTCCcagtaacttgcaatctagttaaggcgcggtcaCAGATGACGTCGTACCAagcggctaagccgtggagaaatatcggtgaCTGaggaagttgttgccacagttgtgctcatttttgcttgactatGCCCGGCAGCgcaatctgttttctttttacattttttcctgacttttaaaatatttaaaatattcccCCCCGatatattccattttttaatgaattccctgatatttcctgaaccaccgatttccctgataattccctgacttcccaggtttgctggactCCCTGTTTCAAGGAACTCCTAAATAATCAGATCTGCTGTATTCTAAAGTAATTGTTCTTTCACTCGTTTACCGGCTGTTGTGGGAGGATTCAGATACCTTTCCTTTATTCTGTGGAACTGTCCTTGGAGACTTAGCGCTTGTGTGATAGGGAGCTACAAAGACACCACCAATCCAGGTCTAAGCCACTGGTCTGTGCTTCCTTCATCCATTGTAATCAGAGaccaaggaaaaagagaaaaaccaaATGCCACTCATATCACTTTCTCCATCTATTTCAGGTATCTAGACAATCAGACTCTATCCAGGAGCATTTCTTTTAATGCTGATACTGTTATTTCGCTGTTCTGAAATTCAACAACCGAGCATACAGGGAAGGATGGCCGAGGGTCCGGGCGGAGAAGGCTGGATGATGTTGGCTACAGGGAACACCAGACAGGAGTACAAAGGACGTGGGAAAACGCGAGGCGTGGAAGCCTTtcgtgctctggggaatccagagcatgatgccCTGGTCTTTCGAgaccgaaggatgccaatgcaggaCATGGAGCAGGGGAGGAGCCTAGGATCGAGATCCACTCCTCTATCACAGGCCTCAAGAAACTGACCGACTGCCAATACCTCACCTTTTCTAAGCAAGCCTTGAGTCCCTTCACACCCACAAGAGATCGAAGGCCAGCCACCTTGAGTTGTGTTGACTCTTATCTACCGCAAACTTGCTTTGACCTTTAATagctcagattcttgtagagatcTTCAGCATGCAATAAAACCTATATATTCAATTGGACCGTCTGGACTCTTGATTTCCTGACCTTGACCTTGAACCTACcgaatttttcaaagtataagacagaACAGAGTATAAGgcaacttagttttgggggaggaaaacaggaaaaaacaaatctgcctctgtctcccagcaaacagatgatatacactgtttgctgtgcgtttctgtgcatgtgtgcctgatccTTAGAAATaggaaagaattggagaaatggacATTATGGCAGtacattaatgccagaaagttttattAAAGGTAACACTAACTCTTCCCAATGATTTTAAAAAGATCTATTCCAAACGTGACTAACTCAGGTGCCTTACCtgaatactaaaacaggacactattacatttcagactatacttgtataCATACTGTTAAAAATTGCTGTAGCTTTCTGGAAATACACACattattttctgctatttaaaagaagatacaaaagcactgggcctctacagagcaagcatttattttaaaaagtttctccattttgttaagttgtttagaaaaataataaagcagtctttaaaaaataagtctaataatgtgAATATTCTAcggacatttatagttattgacttacctccttgcatcctgTTTCAGcggtctgattagcacaagaaaacaaaattctgcctctgcctcccagcaatttgcttccttgcagctttagtttcactttcagtttagtgTGGCTGGCAGGCCTGCAGCTTCACTCAGCTGAGGGTCAGGAAGCTGCCAATCAGTTGTTTGGCTCAACAGGCTCTgtcctgtttgctgcaaggaggtaaattgctgggaggcagaggtcaaAGGATAGGGGtgactgggtggggctacattcggtgtataagacacacccaagttttcaccctctttttggggttaaaaaggtgtgtcttatgctccgaaCTATATGGTAGTCATGGTAGACTGTTTAAGATGGCTTGGCATCCCATGCAGATCCAGGCAGCTAGAATTTACTTGATAA
This genomic window from Erythrolamprus reginae isolate rEryReg1 chromosome 13, rEryReg1.hap1, whole genome shotgun sequence contains:
- the LOC139175378 gene encoding RNA-binding protein 4B-like isoform X1, which gives rise to MVKLFIGNLPREASEKEIRSLFEQYGRVLECDIIKNYGFVHIEDKTAAEDAIRNLHHYKLHGVCINVEASKNKSKASTKLHVGNISTSCTNLELRSKFEEYGPVLECDIVKDYAFVHMERAEDAVEAIRGLDNTEFQGKRMRVQLSTSRLRTTPGMGYKSGCYRCGKEGHWSKECPIDRTGQVAELTEPYSEQYGMMRTPYPTGYGESMYYDDPYGMVDYYKRYRARNTAAYGASAYDTYAEHTMAQYSQYAQYSQATAMANRLSTSLDPYERPLMPNSGSAAAVAVAAVAATSSYYNRDRSPLRRSAAAASAGDVYGYERVQLSPVSRSSLYDVQRFGRDAGADRLRYSAY